GCCGGCGACGTGCGGTCGCCAGGAGTCCGGCCGGCTGGCGCGGGGCGGCGGGGGCCGGGCGTGGTCAGCACCCTGACCACGCCCGCGTAGACTGGTGGGCTGTCGTCCGGCCGCGGGCCCGACCGTTTGCCCCCTTTCTCCCTGGAGCCTCCCCTCATGCAGAACGAACCCACGTCGTCGCTGGTCGGGGAGGAGTACGAGGTCGAGGTCGGGCCCGTCGCACACGGCGGTCACTGCATCGCCCGCACCGACGGGAACCAGGTCCTCTTCGTACGCCACACGCTCCCCGGCGAGAAGATCATCGCCAGGGTCACCGACGGCGACACGGACTCCCGCTTCCTGCGGGCCGACGCCGTACGGATCATCGAGCCGTCCAAGGACCGCGTCGAGGCCCCCTGCCCGTACGCCGGCCCCGGTATGTGCGGCGGCTGCGACTGGCAGCACGCCAAGCCGGGCGCGCAGCGCCGCCTCAAGGGCGAGGTCATCGCCGAGCAGCTCCTGCGCCTGGCGGGCCTGACCCCCGAGGAGGCCGGCTGGGACGGCACGGTCATGCCGGCCGAGGGCGACAAGCTTCCCGCGGGCGAGGTGCCGGCCTGGCGCACCCGTGTCCAGTACGCCGTCGACGCCGACGGCCGCGCGGGCCTGCGCAAGCACCGCTCGCACGACGTCCAGCCGATCGACCGCTGCCTGATCGCCGCGCCGGGCGTCTCGGAGCTCGGCGTCGAGAAGCGCGAGTGGCCCCAGATCGCCGCGGTGGAGGCCATCACCGCCACCGGCTCGAACGACCGCCAGGTCATCCTCACCCCGAAGCCCGGCGGCCGGCTCCCCCTGGTCGAGCTCGACCAGCCGGTCTCCGTGCTCCGCGTCGAGGAGAAGGACGGCGGCGTCCACCGCGTCCACGGCCGCGCCTTCGTCCGCGAGCGCGCCGACGACCGCACCTACCGCGTCGGCTCCGGCGGCTTCTGGCAGGTCCACCCGCAGGCGGCCAACACCCTGGTCCGCGCGGTCATGCAGGGCCTGCTGCCCCGCAAGAACGACACGGCCCTCGACCTCTACTGCGGCGTCGGCCTGTTCGCCGGAGCCATCGGCCAGCGCCTCGGCGAGAAGGGCGCGGTCCTCGGCATCGAGTCCGGCAAGCGCGCGGTCGAGGACGCCCGCCACAACCTGAAGGACCTGGACCGGGTCCGCATCGAACACGGCAAGGTCGACCAGGTCCTGCCCCGCACCGGCATCACGGAGTGCGACCTGATCGTCCTGGACCCGCCGCGCGCGGGCGCCGGCAAGCAGGTCGTCAAGCACCTGTCGGGGCTGGGCGCACGCAAGATCGCCTACGTGGCCTGCGACCCGGCGGCGCTGGCACGGGACCTGGCGTACTTCCGGGACGGGGGGTACAAGGTGCGGACGCTGCGGGCGTTCGATCTGTTCCCGATGACGCATCATGTCGAGTGCGTCGCGATCCTTGAGCCTGCCGCAAAGGGTGTCTGACCTGCCGTTTCGCCGAGTGTGCGTAATGTGCGCTGTGGGCGTTACGGGCGATATCTTGACGCATGAGCGACGCACGTGACGCACGTTTGACGCACGTCCTGATGGGGTGTCAGGAGATCGTGGATATCCCTGATGGAACGTCAGGTGCGGTGGGAGCTCGGTCTTTGCCGTGTCTTTCGCGGCGGATTCGGTACAGCGGGTTGGCCTCAGGTGAGAGGGCTACGGTGGAGTCGCTCGCCACCGGCCGACGTCAGCGCGTCGTGTCGTGGTCGAATTCTGCTTCAGTCTATGAATTCCATCACTTCGGTGAACTGGGCTATATAGAGCCCTTATTGGAAAAGCTGGGTCGCTTGGCGCTCCGTGATGGGCGCCTTCCATAGAAGGATGCGGTGCGGCAGCGCTCCCCGGGCAGCGCTGCCGCACCGCCTGGGGGCCGTACCTAAGACCTTGTCCTACATGGCAGTTCGTCGGTCCTATTGGCAGAAGGAGCGCTGTCTGCGGGGTGCGGCCAATGCCCCTTTTCGTTTCCGAGTTACGGGTGGTCTGTGCTGCTCGGCATCGGCGAAACCGGGAGCCTTTCAGCACGCCAGGT
The nucleotide sequence above comes from Streptomyces sp. NBC_01116. Encoded proteins:
- a CDS encoding class I SAM-dependent RNA methyltransferase, whose amino-acid sequence is MQNEPTSSLVGEEYEVEVGPVAHGGHCIARTDGNQVLFVRHTLPGEKIIARVTDGDTDSRFLRADAVRIIEPSKDRVEAPCPYAGPGMCGGCDWQHAKPGAQRRLKGEVIAEQLLRLAGLTPEEAGWDGTVMPAEGDKLPAGEVPAWRTRVQYAVDADGRAGLRKHRSHDVQPIDRCLIAAPGVSELGVEKREWPQIAAVEAITATGSNDRQVILTPKPGGRLPLVELDQPVSVLRVEEKDGGVHRVHGRAFVRERADDRTYRVGSGGFWQVHPQAANTLVRAVMQGLLPRKNDTALDLYCGVGLFAGAIGQRLGEKGAVLGIESGKRAVEDARHNLKDLDRVRIEHGKVDQVLPRTGITECDLIVLDPPRAGAGKQVVKHLSGLGARKIAYVACDPAALARDLAYFRDGGYKVRTLRAFDLFPMTHHVECVAILEPAAKGV